The following coding sequences are from one Triticum dicoccoides isolate Atlit2015 ecotype Zavitan chromosome 4A, WEW_v2.0, whole genome shotgun sequence window:
- the LOC119287326 gene encoding ankyrin-3-like, whose protein sequence is MAPPRSTAAPPDLPIPDPTAVDEFNLHLLHAASEGDLPLLKGLVRALEKSTRDPREVLDATREEGLGALHMAARIGSVPVCRYLVEEIGVDVDADGDESVTPLLCAMFGGSLDTIRYLLDHGANPDKVVGDRFTPLHHAAGMGDREMVELLLTKGASVDSVSVSGTPLHIAAFRGQDEAMKVLLENNADHNKILPGIDTPLISAITASSVKCVKLLVEAGADVNDGLVPPLAAAADKGLTACLKCLLEAGADPNVPGPSGRLPIELAALNGTREDVEILFPVTSCIPTVHDWSIDGIILHAKSVSMEQGDYSNVKRIDELKSLGVKSVKRNDYSTAATVYSVAIEHDPHDATLFSNRSLCWLRMGDGHNALQDALACREMRPGWPKACYRQGAALMLLKDYGGARDAFLDAAKLDPQSSEIKAALREAMNSLEISDGATKTT, encoded by the exons atggCGCCGCCTCGCTCCACCGCCGCCCCTCCAGACCTCCCTATCCCCGACCCTACGGCCGTCGACGAGTTCAATCTGCATCTGCTCCACGCGGCGAGCGAGGGCGACCTCCCGCTCTTAAAGG GGCTGGTGCGGGCGCTGGAGAAGAGCACGCGGGATCCCAGGGAGGTGCTGGATGCGACGAGGGAGGAAGGCCTCGGGGCGCTGCACATGGCCGCCAGAATTGGGAGCGTCCCGGTGTGCAGGTACCTGGTCGAGGAGATAGGGGTCGATGTGGACGCCGACGGCGATGAAT CCGTAACGCCTCTGCTTTGCGCAATGTTTGGTGGAAGCTTGGATACTATCCGCTATCTTCTCGATCATGGGGCTAATCCAGACAAAGTTGTCGGCGACCGCTTCACCCCGCTTCATCATGCCGCTGGAATGG GAGACCGTGAAATGGTGGAACTCTTGCTTACAAAAGGAGCTTCTGTTGACTCAGTATCTGTCAGTGGGACACCATTGCATATCGCTGCCTTCAGAGGGCAGGATGAAGCTATGAAAGTTTTATTGGAGAACAACGCAGAT CATAACAAGATACTGCCTGGTATTGACACCCCCCTTATTTCTGCTATAACTGCTTCCTCAGTGAAATGTGTCAAGCTCCTGGTTGAG GCTGGTGCTGATGTCAATGACGGTCTTGTACCCCCTTTAGCTGCTGCTGCGGATAAAGGCTTAACTGCATGCTTGAAATGCTTACTGGAAGCTGGTGCTGACCCTAATGTTCCTGGCCCC TCGGGTAGGCTGCCAATAGAACTCGCTGCACTGAACGGTACAAGGGAAGATGTTGAGATCTTATTCCCTGTAACTTCTTGTATTCCAACTGTGCATGATTGGAGCATTGACGGAATAATACTTCATGCAAAGTCAGTGTCTATGGAACAG GGTGATTATTCAAATGTAAAAAGAATAGACGAGCTGAAGTCACTTGGGGTTAAGTctgtcaagagaaatgattattctacTGCGGCAACAGTGTACAGTGTG GCAATAGAGCATGACCCTCATGATGCTACCTTGTTCTCGAACAGGAGCCTTTGCTGGCTCCGCATGGGCGATGGACACAATGCTTTGCAGGACGCTCTTGCGTGCAGAGAAATGCGGCCTGGCTGGCCAAAGGCCTGCTACCGGCAGGGCGCAGCGCTCATGTTATTGAAG GACTACGGGGGTGCACGTGATGCTTTTCTGGATGCAGCCAAGTTGGACCCGCAGAGCTCTGAGATCAAGGCTGCGTTGCG GGAAGCTATGAATTCCTTGGAGATATCCGATGGCGCAACAAAGACCACTTGA